One window from the genome of Hippoglossus hippoglossus isolate fHipHip1 chromosome 6, fHipHip1.pri, whole genome shotgun sequence encodes:
- the LOC117763042 gene encoding GRAM domain-containing protein 4-like, giving the protein MLKRLDKIRFRGQRRDDFLDLADSPNTSDTECTEEVMMKPRLSSRDSEELREVEGEQQSDPQAGPGSFSAALQDDSRTDLNEVKGHLEIALLEKHFLHEELRKFKEESNVDSLRQELEKERCRRIELEQKINDVLKSSLDDSPCLTPKAPPPPPPSGSGTDKQKDTLSNSFLKWLQDRFGVYVEDFRFQPEETTVETEEPLSAKRLTENMRRLKRGFKPVTNFKRNLTALSSWYSIYTSAIAFIVYMYAAWHGWAIPMFLFLAILRLSLNYLIARGWRIQWSIVPEVSEQVEPPKEDLTVSEKFQLVLDVAQKAQNLFGRMANILEKIKNLFMWVQPELTQKLYVGLWVAFVSSCLLPYKLVGFIIAVYAGIKFFIIDFILKSCPKLRQRFDTPYIIWTNLPTDLQLKERSSTTLNRRVTAAGGRGSLSAAAPTGVSRDEDGGRYYSTKRGAFHEVFNLPESERPLTTCENGWRCCLINRDKKTPTDYIRNGVLYVTENHLCFESSSSRSGSTKRNKVIKLLDIKEVQKYKVLSVLPGSGMGISIATPSTQKPMVFGAMMHRDEAFDAISTQHLKILSVSTATSPET; this is encoded by the exons ATGCTGAAGCGTCTGGACAAGATCCGGTTCCGGGGCCAGAGACGGGATGACTTCCTGGATCTGGCTGATTCGCCCAACACATCTGACACAGAATGCACTGAGGAGGTCATGATGAAACCTCGCCTCTCTTCCAGAGACTCAGAGGAGCTTAGGGAAgtggagggagagcagcagagtgacCCTCAG GCAGGTCCAGGATCCTTTTCTGCAGCTCTCCAAGATGACTCCAGGACAGATTTGAATGAGGTCAAAGGGCACCTAGAAATTGCCTTGTTGGAGAAACATTTCTTAC atgaggagctgaggaaatTTAAGGAGGAGTCCAACGTAGATTCGTTGAGACAGGAACTGGAGAAGGAGCGCTGCAGGCGAATAGAGTTGGAGCAGAAGATCAATGACGTCCTTAAATCCAG TCTTGATGACTCACCTTGTCTGACACCTaaagccccgccccctcctccaCCGTCAGGCAGCGGCACAG ACAAACAGAAGGACACTCTGTCCAATAGTTTCCTGAAATGGCTTCAAGACCGTTTTGGGGTTTATGTAGAAGACTTCCGTTTCCAGCCGGAGGAGACAACAGTGGAGACGGAGGAGCCGCTGAGTGCCAAGAG GTTGACTGAAAACATGAGACGTCTCA AACGGGGATTTAAACCAGTGACCAACTTCAAGAGGAACCTTACCGCCTTATCCAGCTGGTACTCCATCTACACGTCAGCCATCGCCTTCATC GTCTACATGTATGCAGCGTGGCATGGCTGGGCCATCCCCATGTTCCTGTTCCTCGCCATCCTCCGGCTGTCCTTAAATTACCTCATTGCCAG AGGCTGGAGGATCCAGTGGAGCATCGTACCTGAAGTCTCAGAGCAAGTG GAGCCTCCTAAAGAAGACCTGACTGTGTCTGAGAAGTTCCAGCTGGTTCTGGACGTCGCTCAGAAAGCACAG AATCTGTTTGGGAGGATGGCCAACATcctggagaaaataaagaa tttgttCATGTGGGTGCAGCCAGAGTTAACTCAGAAGCTGTATGTTGGTCTATGGGTGGCCTTCGTCTCCTCCTGCCTGCTGCCATACAAACTGGTGGGATTCATCATAg CCGTGTATGCAGGTATAAAGTTCTTCATCATCGACTTCATCTTAAAGAGCTGTCCCAAGCTGAGGCAGCGCTTCGACACCCCCTACATAATCTGGACCAACTTGCCCACCgacctgcagctgaaggagcgCAGCAGCACCACCCTGAACAGACGG GTCACTGCTGCAGGGGGTCGAGGCAGCCTCAGCGCTGCAGCTCCCACAGGTGTGAGCAGAGACGAGGACGGAGGACGATACTACAGCACCAAGAGAGGAGCTTTCCACGAAGTCTTCAACCTGCCGGAGAGTGAGCGCCCCCTGACAA cGTGTGAGAACGGCTGGCGCTGCTGCCTCATCAACAGAGACAAGAAGACGCCGACAGACTACATCCGCAACGGTGTCTTATACGTCACTGAGAA tcATTTGTGTTTCGAGAGCTCCAGCTCCAGGTCTGGATCAACCAAGAGGAACAAAGTCATCAAACTGCTCGACATTAAAGAAGTCCAGAAG TACAAAGTTTTGTCAGTGCTGCCTGGATCTGGGATGGGCATCTCCATAGCAACGCCATCCACCCAAAAG CCGATGGTGTTCGGTGCGATGATGCACAGAGACGAAGCCTTCGACGCCATCTCCACTCAGCACCTCAAGATCTTGTCCGTGTCTACAGCCACCAGCCCAGAGACGTAG